Proteins co-encoded in one Malus domestica chromosome 09, GDT2T_hap1 genomic window:
- the LOC103444132 gene encoding caffeoylshikimate esterase isoform X3, whose translation MALKLAKPYRYSRHPFSLPELSAVPFCFRIRKRKKSTEAAAMAPKKRQLPGVDEKLQNLLDANMDEAPARRRAREAFKEIQLGIDHILFKTPTDGLKMDESYEVNSRGLEIFSKSWLPATSCPKAIVCYCHGYGDTCTFFFEGIARKLASNGYGVFAMDYPGFGLSEGLHCHIPNFDRLVDDVIEHYSKVKEQPEFRTLPTFLFGQSLGGAVALKAHLKQPSAWNGAILVAPMCKIADDMVPPWLLTQILIGVAKFLPKQKLVPQKNLAEAAFRDLKKREMTAYNVIAYKDKPRLETALEMLRTTEEIEHQLEEVCQSMTPFLLQKRQAVPTRSSSFTWMHIIPFWRVSQMK comes from the exons ATGGCGTTGAAACTCGCCAAGCCATACAGATACAGTCGCCACCCTTTTTCTCTTCCCG AGCTCAGCGCGGTCCCGTTTTGTTTCCGAattagaaagaggaagaagagcacAGAAGCAGCAGCAATGGCGCCCAAGAAGCGGCAGCTGCCAGGCGTCGACGAGAAACTGCAGAACCTTCTGGATGCAAACATGGATGAAGCTCCCGCCAGACGGCGCGCTCGTGAGGCCTTCAAGGAAATTCAGCTTGGGATTGACCACATTCTGTTCAAG ACACCGACTGATGGATTGAAAATGGATGAG TCATATGAGGTGAACTCCAGGGGACTGGAGATCTTCAGCAAGAGTTGGCTTCCAGCGACATCTTGTCCCAAAGCAATAGTGTGTTACTGTCATGGCTACGGAGATACTTGCACTTTTTTCTTTGAAG GAATTGCAAGGAAGCTGGCATCAAATGGGTACGGAGTTTTTGCAATGGATTACCCTGGCTTTGGTCTCTCAGAAGGTCTTCATTGCCATATTCCCAACTTTGACAGACTTGTAGATGATGTCATTGAGCATTACTCCAAAGTCAAAG AGCAGCCTGAGTTCCGTACACTCCCGACCTTTCTCTTTGGACAGTCCTTGGGTGGAGCTGTAGCACTGAAGGCTCACCTAAAACAACCTAGTGCATGGAATGGCGCAATACTAGTTGCACCAATGTGCAAG aTTGCAGATGACATGGTTCCACCATGGCTACTAACACAAATCCTGATTGGGGTGGCCAAGTTCCTTCCAAAGCAAAAATTGGTTCCACAAAAGAATCTGGCTGAGGCAGCATTTAGAGActtgaagaaaagagaaatg ACAGCCTATAATGTTATTGCTTACAAGGATAAACCACGCCTGGAAACTGCTCTAGAAATGCTCCGAACTACTGAAGAGATAGAACACCAATTGGAAGAAGTATGCCAATCCATGACTCCTTTTTTATTACA GAAAAGGCAAGCAGTTCCGACAAGAAGCTCATCCTTTACATGGATGCATATCATTCCCTTTTGGAGGGTGAGCCAGATGAAATGA
- the LOC103444132 gene encoding caffeoylshikimate esterase isoform X4 → MALKLAKPYRYSRHPFSLPELSAVPFCFRIRKRKKSTEAAAMAPKKRQLPGVDEKLQNLLDANMDEAPARRRAREAFKEIQLGIDHILFKTPTDGLKMDESYEVNSRGLEIFSKSWLPATSCPKAIVCYCHGYGDTCTFFFEGIARKLASNGYGVFAMDYPGFGLSEGLHCHIPNFDRLVDDVIEHYSKVKEQPEFRTLPTFLFGQSLGGAVALKAHLKQPSAWNGAILVAPMCKIADDMVPPWLLTQILIGVAKFLPKQKLVPQKNLAEAAFRDLKKREMTAYNVIAYKDKPRLETALEMLRTTEEIEHQLEEVCQSMTPFLLQSLFHY, encoded by the exons ATGGCGTTGAAACTCGCCAAGCCATACAGATACAGTCGCCACCCTTTTTCTCTTCCCG AGCTCAGCGCGGTCCCGTTTTGTTTCCGAattagaaagaggaagaagagcacAGAAGCAGCAGCAATGGCGCCCAAGAAGCGGCAGCTGCCAGGCGTCGACGAGAAACTGCAGAACCTTCTGGATGCAAACATGGATGAAGCTCCCGCCAGACGGCGCGCTCGTGAGGCCTTCAAGGAAATTCAGCTTGGGATTGACCACATTCTGTTCAAG ACACCGACTGATGGATTGAAAATGGATGAG TCATATGAGGTGAACTCCAGGGGACTGGAGATCTTCAGCAAGAGTTGGCTTCCAGCGACATCTTGTCCCAAAGCAATAGTGTGTTACTGTCATGGCTACGGAGATACTTGCACTTTTTTCTTTGAAG GAATTGCAAGGAAGCTGGCATCAAATGGGTACGGAGTTTTTGCAATGGATTACCCTGGCTTTGGTCTCTCAGAAGGTCTTCATTGCCATATTCCCAACTTTGACAGACTTGTAGATGATGTCATTGAGCATTACTCCAAAGTCAAAG AGCAGCCTGAGTTCCGTACACTCCCGACCTTTCTCTTTGGACAGTCCTTGGGTGGAGCTGTAGCACTGAAGGCTCACCTAAAACAACCTAGTGCATGGAATGGCGCAATACTAGTTGCACCAATGTGCAAG aTTGCAGATGACATGGTTCCACCATGGCTACTAACACAAATCCTGATTGGGGTGGCCAAGTTCCTTCCAAAGCAAAAATTGGTTCCACAAAAGAATCTGGCTGAGGCAGCATTTAGAGActtgaagaaaagagaaatg ACAGCCTATAATGTTATTGCTTACAAGGATAAACCACGCCTGGAAACTGCTCTAGAAATGCTCCGAACTACTGAAGAGATAGAACACCAATTGGAAGAAGTATGCCAATCCATGACTCCTTTTTTATTACA GTCTCTCTTCCATTATTAA
- the NS gene encoding protein ABA DEFICIENT 4, chloroplastic, translating into MAFSSCFCHSPFSFKVDYGKKTIRHWSNDTSAQSFTFTLRGYNTEVLGQQVVTVESHMHKDWSFVGGSTFPIRPKLERYIPHRKCSGVYMSWLASSQIASRVFTLGTTAVLPFYALMVLAPKAQLTKVFTESSIPYVLLGVLYAYLLYLSWTPETLQLIFGSKYWLPELTGIAKMFTNEITLASAWIHLLVVDLFAARQVFRDGLQNQIETRHSVSLCLFFCPIGILTHVITKALTKSGGSLSGHSIH; encoded by the exons ATGGCCTTCTCTTCTTGCTTTTGCCATTCTCCATTCTCCTTCAAG GTTGACTATGGCAAGAAGACTATAAGACATTGGAGCAACGATACAAGTGCACAAAGCTTCACATTTACGCTGAGAGGTTATAACACCGAAGTCTTAGGTCAACAAGTTGTGACAGTGGAATCTCACATGCACAAGGACTGGAGTTTTGTCGGAGGTTCAACATTTCCCATAAGACCGAAACTTGAAAGATACATTCCACATCGAAAATGCTCTGGAGTATACATGTCAT GGTTGGCAAGTTCTCAAATTGCTAGTAGAGTTTTTACCTTGGGAACGACTGCAGTTCTCCCATTTTATGCCCTCATGGTTCTGGCACCTAAAGCTCAACTG ACAAAAGTATTTACAGAGAGTAGTATACCATATGTTCTGCTTGGAGTTCTCTATGCCTATCTACTATACCTCTCTTGGACTCCTGAAACGCTGCAGTTGATCTTTGGAAGTAAATACTGGCTGCCTGAG CTGACTGGTATAGCAAAGATGTTCACCAATGAGATAACATTAGCTTCTGCCTGGATTCACTTGTTGGTTGTTGATCTCTTTGCTgcaag GCAGGTTTTCAGGGATGGTCTGCAAAACCAAATAGAGACTCGACATTCAGTTTCTCTTTGCCTGTTTTTCTGCCCCATCGGAATACTTACTCATGTCATTACCAAAGCACTTACTAAAAGTGGTGGAAGCTTAAGCGGTCACAGTATACATTGA
- the LOC103444132 gene encoding caffeoylshikimate esterase isoform X2: MALKLAKPYRYSRHPFSLPELSAVPFCFRIRKRKKSTEAAAMAPKKRQLPGVDEKLQNLLDANMDEAPARRRAREAFKEIQLGIDHILFKTPTDGLKMDESYEVNSRGLEIFSKSWLPATSCPKAIVCYCHGYGDTCTFFFEGIARKLASNGYGVFAMDYPGFGLSEGLHCHIPNFDRLVDDVIEHYSKVKEQPEFRTLPTFLFGQSLGGAVALKAHLKQPSAWNGAILVAPMCKIADDMVPPWLLTQILIGVAKFLPKQKLVPQKNLAEAAFRDLKKREMTAYNVIAYKDKPRLETALEMLRTTEEIEHQLEEEKASSSDKKLILYMDAYHSLLEGEPDEMIIRVLSDIISWLNEHSEKLIGS, from the exons ATGGCGTTGAAACTCGCCAAGCCATACAGATACAGTCGCCACCCTTTTTCTCTTCCCG AGCTCAGCGCGGTCCCGTTTTGTTTCCGAattagaaagaggaagaagagcacAGAAGCAGCAGCAATGGCGCCCAAGAAGCGGCAGCTGCCAGGCGTCGACGAGAAACTGCAGAACCTTCTGGATGCAAACATGGATGAAGCTCCCGCCAGACGGCGCGCTCGTGAGGCCTTCAAGGAAATTCAGCTTGGGATTGACCACATTCTGTTCAAG ACACCGACTGATGGATTGAAAATGGATGAG TCATATGAGGTGAACTCCAGGGGACTGGAGATCTTCAGCAAGAGTTGGCTTCCAGCGACATCTTGTCCCAAAGCAATAGTGTGTTACTGTCATGGCTACGGAGATACTTGCACTTTTTTCTTTGAAG GAATTGCAAGGAAGCTGGCATCAAATGGGTACGGAGTTTTTGCAATGGATTACCCTGGCTTTGGTCTCTCAGAAGGTCTTCATTGCCATATTCCCAACTTTGACAGACTTGTAGATGATGTCATTGAGCATTACTCCAAAGTCAAAG AGCAGCCTGAGTTCCGTACACTCCCGACCTTTCTCTTTGGACAGTCCTTGGGTGGAGCTGTAGCACTGAAGGCTCACCTAAAACAACCTAGTGCATGGAATGGCGCAATACTAGTTGCACCAATGTGCAAG aTTGCAGATGACATGGTTCCACCATGGCTACTAACACAAATCCTGATTGGGGTGGCCAAGTTCCTTCCAAAGCAAAAATTGGTTCCACAAAAGAATCTGGCTGAGGCAGCATTTAGAGActtgaagaaaagagaaatg ACAGCCTATAATGTTATTGCTTACAAGGATAAACCACGCCTGGAAACTGCTCTAGAAATGCTCCGAACTACTGAAGAGATAGAACACCAATTGGAAGAA GAAAAGGCAAGCAGTTCCGACAAGAAGCTCATCCTTTACATGGATGCATATCATTCCCTTTTGGAGGGTGAGCCAGATGAAATGATAATTCGAGTTCTTAGTGACATCATTTCGTGGCTTAATGAACACAGCGAAAAACTAATAGGCAGCTAA
- the LOC103444132 gene encoding caffeoylshikimate esterase isoform X1 — MALKLAKPYRYSRHPFSLPELSAVPFCFRIRKRKKSTEAAAMAPKKRQLPGVDEKLQNLLDANMDEAPARRRAREAFKEIQLGIDHILFKTPTDGLKMDESYEVNSRGLEIFSKSWLPATSCPKAIVCYCHGYGDTCTFFFEGIARKLASNGYGVFAMDYPGFGLSEGLHCHIPNFDRLVDDVIEHYSKVKEQPEFRTLPTFLFGQSLGGAVALKAHLKQPSAWNGAILVAPMCKIADDMVPPWLLTQILIGVAKFLPKQKLVPQKNLAEAAFRDLKKREMTAYNVIAYKDKPRLETALEMLRTTEEIEHQLEEVSLPLLILHGEADIVTDPAVSKALQEKASSSDKKLILYMDAYHSLLEGEPDEMIIRVLSDIISWLNEHSEKLIGS, encoded by the exons ATGGCGTTGAAACTCGCCAAGCCATACAGATACAGTCGCCACCCTTTTTCTCTTCCCG AGCTCAGCGCGGTCCCGTTTTGTTTCCGAattagaaagaggaagaagagcacAGAAGCAGCAGCAATGGCGCCCAAGAAGCGGCAGCTGCCAGGCGTCGACGAGAAACTGCAGAACCTTCTGGATGCAAACATGGATGAAGCTCCCGCCAGACGGCGCGCTCGTGAGGCCTTCAAGGAAATTCAGCTTGGGATTGACCACATTCTGTTCAAG ACACCGACTGATGGATTGAAAATGGATGAG TCATATGAGGTGAACTCCAGGGGACTGGAGATCTTCAGCAAGAGTTGGCTTCCAGCGACATCTTGTCCCAAAGCAATAGTGTGTTACTGTCATGGCTACGGAGATACTTGCACTTTTTTCTTTGAAG GAATTGCAAGGAAGCTGGCATCAAATGGGTACGGAGTTTTTGCAATGGATTACCCTGGCTTTGGTCTCTCAGAAGGTCTTCATTGCCATATTCCCAACTTTGACAGACTTGTAGATGATGTCATTGAGCATTACTCCAAAGTCAAAG AGCAGCCTGAGTTCCGTACACTCCCGACCTTTCTCTTTGGACAGTCCTTGGGTGGAGCTGTAGCACTGAAGGCTCACCTAAAACAACCTAGTGCATGGAATGGCGCAATACTAGTTGCACCAATGTGCAAG aTTGCAGATGACATGGTTCCACCATGGCTACTAACACAAATCCTGATTGGGGTGGCCAAGTTCCTTCCAAAGCAAAAATTGGTTCCACAAAAGAATCTGGCTGAGGCAGCATTTAGAGActtgaagaaaagagaaatg ACAGCCTATAATGTTATTGCTTACAAGGATAAACCACGCCTGGAAACTGCTCTAGAAATGCTCCGAACTACTGAAGAGATAGAACACCAATTGGAAGAA GTCTCTCTTCCATTATTAATCCTGCATGGAGAGGCTGACATTGTAACTGATCCAGCTGTAAGTAAGGCCCTGCAGGAAAAGGCAAGCAGTTCCGACAAGAAGCTCATCCTTTACATGGATGCATATCATTCCCTTTTGGAGGGTGAGCCAGATGAAATGATAATTCGAGTTCTTAGTGACATCATTTCGTGGCTTAATGAACACAGCGAAAAACTAATAGGCAGCTAA